Proteins encoded together in one Microbacterium sp. ABRD28 window:
- a CDS encoding inositol monophosphatase family protein, with the protein MTLPPADSVFDTPHDGDLTEDLALALRLADVADAVSMSRFDAADLDVRTKADASHVTEADLATEQAIRGVLAEERPDDDVFGEEFGSSGTGVRRWVIDPIDGTANYLRGVPMWSTLIALTVDGVPRVGVVSQPAIARRWWAASGLGAWTNAADGSPRRLAASSVDSLTEASVSFQSIGQWREAGQLAALERLTAAVWRDRGYGDAWPYMLLAEGRLEFVAEFGVQEYDIAALVPIVHEAGGRFTDFTGAETLTAGSSLATNGSLHQTFLDLLHSPTPEIDR; encoded by the coding sequence ACGGGGACCTCACCGAGGATCTCGCCCTCGCCCTGCGCCTGGCCGACGTCGCCGATGCGGTGTCGATGTCTCGCTTCGACGCCGCCGATCTCGACGTGCGCACGAAAGCCGACGCCAGTCACGTCACCGAAGCCGACCTCGCCACCGAACAGGCCATCCGCGGGGTCCTCGCGGAGGAACGGCCGGACGACGACGTGTTCGGCGAAGAATTCGGCTCCTCGGGCACCGGTGTCCGACGCTGGGTCATCGACCCGATCGACGGCACCGCGAACTACCTCCGGGGCGTGCCGATGTGGTCGACGCTCATCGCGCTGACGGTCGACGGCGTGCCGCGCGTCGGCGTCGTCAGTCAGCCCGCGATCGCCCGGCGCTGGTGGGCGGCCAGCGGTCTCGGCGCCTGGACGAACGCCGCCGACGGCAGTCCGCGGCGCCTCGCCGCGTCATCCGTCGACTCCCTGACCGAAGCGAGCGTGAGCTTCCAGAGCATCGGCCAGTGGCGGGAGGCCGGTCAGCTGGCGGCCCTCGAGAGACTGACCGCGGCAGTGTGGCGCGATCGCGGCTACGGCGATGCCTGGCCGTACATGCTGCTGGCGGAGGGCCGCTTGGAATTCGTCGCCGAGTTCGGCGTGCAGGAGTACGACATCGCCGCGCTCGTGCCCATCGTCCACGAAGCCGGCGGGCGGTTCACTGATTTCACCGGCGCGGAAACGCTGACCGCCGGGTCGTCGCTGGCCACGAACGGCTCGCTTCACCAGACCTTCCTCGACCTGCTGCACTCCCCCACCCCGGAGATCGATCGATGA